DNA from Plectropomus leopardus isolate mb chromosome 11, YSFRI_Pleo_2.0, whole genome shotgun sequence:
GCCtaaatttgtaatatttgtggtgtttttagtcgtgtgtgtgtgtgtgtgtgtgtgtgtgtgtgtgtgtgtgtgtgtgttaaactgAACAATATTTAAGCTGCATTTGAAGTAATTATCCAGAAAATTCCACAATTTGACTCCATACTCTAATGTCCTGTACTCAgcatcttttcatgttttaatttattcactTGTACATCTACCTCTTATCCGTCTATTTTATCtgcttatctttgttttatccccactgatgtgatgtcgtcttttttatattttttctttttattactattattttccTCGTATTTTATTGCACTTATTCTTATACTCTCTAAACCTTTAATCATTGAGTACTTAAACTGCATTTCAAGATCCGCCTGTTTTATCACTGTTATTcgttttatttgctttattcctGTAGATCTTATGCATGCGCATTTTgttcttgcttttttatttgactgttctagacctttctctgtttggcatgtttgttgatgtttttttttattatactcTGAGTACGTgcctttgatttgtttgttaaataactgcttttaaatgtgctatttaCACAGAAGTatcataatttcatttaaaaaaaaatgtattattattttttattattttttgagggCTCAATTGACGGACCGATTATTTCCAAgagcacctgaaggcagcatcaTCACCACCTCCCCTGTCAGACAGTGACGTAACCTCCCAGCTAACATTAGACGGACAGTGGGGGAAGCTCCGGGCAGCGTTTTGTTTTGATCGCTTTTGTctagatttttggacattacgCCGACATTTTGAAGCCCGCCTTTCGACTCTACCATCACGCCTCAGTGCGGGGATCCAGCAAAGATGAAATGGATGTTTAAAGAGGACCATTCCCTCGGTAAAGGGGTTTGGGTTGTTATGAAACAAGAGATGCTCTTGTCATGTCATGCGCCCTCGTTTCTGTTTTGCCATATCATTGCACACAGGTGCAGAGATGCATGATGGTCACAGCACCCCGCAGATGACTGATCTATAATGGCTAACGGTGCATGACTAGTGACAAATTCTAGCATGTTATTCCTGCAAGGCAAATGACCGCTGAACATCGGGTTCACCTTTAACTGCTGATACATCATGTTAGTCAGCTGTTTATTTCCCTGAAATGTGTCTTTCTTTTGCACGGAGGCCATTTAAACATCTGAGAATTTAATGTCGCCTTGCTTTTTAGTTGAAATGGCTTAGTGTAGTAGTCAATTCTGCCAAAATATTCCACCAATAAGCACGTTTCCGTCATTAGTTACTTCATGCATTGCTTCTCACTGCTTGGTACCCTCATTTATAAAAAGCCAgcgaaaaaaaagacatttctttttctttttttttttaaatgtagtggCTGTGTACTTCATGAATGGTGAATTTAATATGATTTCCTTTATATTtgctccatttttaaaaacacgttTCACTAACATGACCAtgttaaaggtcccatattatgcttatttttaggtttatacatatattttcgTTTtctatgaaaatatgtttacattttttaatgtacaaaaaacacaaaatttttcTAATACAGTCTTCCTGAGTATATCTGTATTCAccttttttctgaaatgctCCATTTTTcacatatactgtaaaaaaaccTCTTTTTATAGAGGGTGCATTTGTAAATCTAATCTAATGCTCCTGACTAAAATGAGAGCGATGTTCTTAGAAACAGAGCGCTCTATTTTTACATGATTTACcagtacatttacacaattttagaaaaagtggaattagtaatagtgttagtctgactaaaactggccttttaaattacatgtaaatatgttagtctgactgaaatcataCCAAGTTGAATTTCTCAGAGATGGACTTATATACCTAGATAATGCGGTTGGGGGTCGATATACTCTTCGATGTGAACCCCTCaactggacctgaactggcTGAGGCGTTCTGCGCATGCTCCACATTCCCCTGCGTTGGGCTTTGACTTGGATATtgaacagcataaattcatagaagAAAGCTGGGGGATAGAATTGATCTCAGTTGTACACAAAGTAAAGCGTAGAGTACATACGAAATGTACAGCACTGAAAAGTTATCCATATTTTCATCATTCAATATGTAACCTGTTTGCCGCTTGCTAACTTGGTGGCATGTGATGTAATAGGTCAATTCGGAGAAGGTCCAATATCAACTTACTGAAAATGGGAATATCACCACCTACTGTTGCGGAGTCAGAGAATACTtatgcttgtatactgggacaaagacagtagtccagttaaatggcATAAACAAGCTATAAGTGTAGTActtttcatgtaaatgtactgagtatTTCTGAATACACCCATAGTAACctatagttgtgacatcacaaattcctgaaaaatctgacagctcatttaaaggcacagtttatGAATACTTCGTGCTGTGTGCATTCTCTGTGGACTGAGCGTTTAAATACTTTAACAGTATTTGTATGGCTCCTATACCTACCTTATATTACACAAGACATTAAAACCTGACTTTTTATAATATGGGATCTTTAAGGTGTCGGGGGCGAATATTAATTTACCAGAATTTCTCTCCACACTCAGATAGTTGGGTGTGGCTGTATTACAGCTCCACAGGTGAAATTTCTTAGCTCCTCAGCTCCTTTAAGCTTCTGTGTTCATATTCTCTTTGGATAACCTCGACccttctttttaaagaaacactgcTGAGATGTTTCCAAAAGTAGGCCTCTTATCTGGGCTAATGAAAGTGTGCAAAGCGTTGAACTTAAATGGATCGCTCATCACCTCACCCTTCCCTCTCTGGCCTCTGTTCAGTGTCTGCCTGCTGCATCTGCCTACAAAGCATCCTGAAAGTATATGCACTGTCACTCTGACAATATTAAGGACTAAGATGATGACTATTTTTGAGATTTAACACTTAAACTAAAcagacatgctattttattgggcTTACTGTGAGCAAGAATGAAGGAAGTCACTCTTGAGGTATTGTTGCATCCTGCTCAGACCACCCACTCCTCTGTCTGTGCAGGCCGCTGCCAGCTTTTATGCTGTGTTAGATCTTGCATATGGAGCACTATGGGCTCGGCTGTATTTGGCATGAGGCTCCCAAGAGGCCTCACTCATCCCTTTAATcctgacttcctgtttgtttcctgtctctCCTTCAGAGCACCGATGTGTGGAGTCAGCCAAAATACGCAACAAATATCCTGACAGAGTACCGGTGAGtaaggagggggaggaggtgttTTCGGTGGTGGGATGGGGGTCAAGGGTACAGATAGAGTGAGTGACAGACAGTCGTGAGATAAGGAGTGAGTGACGGGGTGAGTGAGTGACAGTTATCGGTGAGAAAGAAGAGTGTGGGTGAGTGGATTAAGAGAGCAGCTCAGAGAACCAAAGTTACAGCTGTGACCCCAGCGAAAAGTCATACACATATTTCAAATGTCCCTCTTGCCGTTTCCCATTAGGTAGCTTCAAAGttagtaaaaacattttctatttttcattcaaacacCAAACAAGATAGGTCCTTGGGATGGACGATGTATCGACTATCTAGTAACCTGGAATATTATTTCATGTGCAATATGGCAAATAACCATTTCGTCATATCAATATCCTCCTCAGGCATCTTAGTAATTTattattgcattaaaaacagGCCGTGCTTATATGCAGGAGACTCGCTCACACATAAACTGATACACCACACCCACCAGTTTAACGTCAATATTGAGTTCACATCAATTTAAAATGGAGGAAAATCCCAGAGTGGTTCTGTAGTATAGAGGTGGTTCAATTTCAGGGGAGCAGATATGACACAGACGACCATACGCATATAAAATATGCCATGAAACAATAGCTGCTAAAGCTGCACTACAAACCTGATCAGACCACATTTCCAAAGTCCAATCTGACTTAATAAGAGTACAACAATTCAGGATGCCTCACAGACAATTTAAGGATATTCTAACGCCCtctaaaatgtcatttcagtAATTAAcatatgcaacaaaagcacggCGTGCTTACATACCGAAGACTCCCTCACATGCACACTCTTCAGACTCAACAACCATGGATGCCAGTTTAACGTCGGCCACTGATTTCATATCAGTTCAAAATGGACGAAGATCCCGAATAGGTCTATCATATAGAGGTGGTTCAGTTTCAAGGGAGCAGAGGGGGAACAGATTTCCACCCTCAAAATATGCCATGAAATGGTTGCTAGGGAGCAGCACCACAACATACTTCCAACCTTGCAGTCAAGTCAACCTGGACTTAAATATGGCAAAACTGGCCCCCAGGTTGCTATGATGGATCTCACTGTTCTGCCttactgtgctgtgattggctagaaGTTTTCATCTACATGTTGAGATTGGAGACTTTTGGGGTTTACGGCAAAGAGGTCATAGTTGAGGCAAGTGCTAGCCAGTTACAGCACAGCAGGGTCCGATCCAAAGTAACACTCCCCCATGTCGTTTTGTGGTACATGCATGTACTAGATATTAAGGTATAGGCAACTGATAGGCAGTTTTACTTTTGTTCAATAAGTCAGTCATTTGGTCCATCAATATCAGATTCTGTCTTTCTTATGTATTTAAATCTCCTATGTAATGTGTCTTTGAGGGCTCTGAAAAGCGCTATATAATTCTGAtgtgttattattagtagtagtagaagtagcatttttagtattattaacaataataataagaactATAAACAGCAAActgcatttcagaggaaaaCTGAATTTCAATTTTGTgaataaaaagtcaaacttaACTACAAAGAATACATTTCCAAAGTTCACTATGAGTTCAGACAATACGCCACCTCTGACATTTTGATatggaatttcaaaattaaagtgcTCTAAAATGTCACCTACAACATGTTTTCCCTCTAAATTAAGACAAGCAGAATGATCACATTGGTATGATCATGTgcctcaaagggttaaatcaaacagttattttataGAACATATGAAAATACtaagatatactgtatattgtgtatcatggaattaaaaaaaatatggagatATTACTTGAAAGCCATATGGCCCAGccctgtaaataaaaaaaaaatcataactaaTGTATCAGATATTAGCAGCTTTCGTATAAAGTCTAAAGAAATGGCGTTTGAAACTCATGTCTGCTCGCTGCTGTTGATGTGTGACTGATGTTACGCTATATGTAGACTTCAACTTATCTCACAGGGGCACACCCACTTCTGAAAAGCCCATTACAGGTacatttgtgatattgggctatataaataaaacctaCTTGACCCGAAGAGCCTGTGAGATAACCTTTCCCACGCTGGCAGGAAGTGATTAGAGCATCTCTGAAGACTGACACCTCAGATCAGACTGAGCACAAAGGGACGCTGGTGTGAGGTGTTTAACTGGCTGGTGTGTGAGGAAACAGAAACCCAGCGCCTTTTGTGTGATGATAATGCCTGTTAAACTCAGTCCCTTTAACTAATTCTTGCATTCTGCACCTGCTGATTGGGAGGAACAGGACATAAACTAAAGGTTCCTCCTGTTGAACAGAGTCATCAAGTTTTGCTTTCAATGCTTTAAAGTTGCACAAGTCAGTATTACTATATGAGAAATGGATcaaatgtgtaatattaaaggggTCACCCATAGTGACAAGCCCACAGAATTATCACTGAAGTCCGTAGTTTTCCTCACTTAATAAAGACTTTTAGCATCTTTCCGctaaaggtttttgttttgattcattACCAGCGCTCTCATCAACACTGAAATGCTCttacaaacccacacacatgtTGAGCAGATGTTCAGCTTGTTGGGGCAGACATTTGCCACCATGTGACCTAATAAATGATGAGTGTTCCTGACATTTTGTAAAGGACTGCACATAAATACGTGATTGTCAACACTATCTGGAGACATATGTCACTAATTTTATTAGCTAGAGCGACCAATTGCAGACATGTTTAATAAAATCTTCTTACTTTTGCACAGAAGACTGTTGTtggtgtcctgtgtgaaaccaaaagtcagtatAGTTATTGTAAGAATGAAGTAGTGTGCTTGTATGTGTACAATAATACGTTAGTAGCTTATGTCACGTGGCATTAATTTACGTTAATAACAAACTGGCTTATAGTAAGCCAaatcatgtttgcttttttaacttaaacttgTACGAAAGTTGCCTAAAACTAAGGAAGTAAgcctaaaatatatataacttaATTTTTCCTCTATCtttgtttaaaagaaactgTATGCATTTACGAATGAAAACTAAATTTTTCTTGTGAAAGTAGAAGTTTACTTttagacacaatgcatttaacaagcatAAATTTGCACAGCGTCCCTGAATGTCTGAAAGTGACGCTGCAGTACTGTCATAGTTTGACACGTAAGGCCACTGATCAAACATCATTACTTGACAAGATGGGAGTCAGAATACGTTATCCAGACACAACTGTAGCCCTGACAAGGTTTGCCTGTACTTCATCGGACTCAACCTCTGAAGGCCGAAAAGGTTCTGCTGCAGCAGTGAACTCCAAAGATCaaccaacatcaacaaaacTGTCAATCTGTATATTACAGCGTATTAAACATACCGCCCATGCCCTACCACACATTGTTAAAAGTctatttttctgttaatatgTGCTCCAGGTGATAGTGGAGAAGGTTTCTGGCTCTCAGATAGTGGACATTGATAAGAGGAAGTACCTGGTGCCCTCTGACATCACAGTGGCCCAGTTCATGTGGATCATCAGGAAACGCATCCAGCTGCCTTCAGAGAAAGCCATCTTCCTCTTTGTCGACAAAACTGTCCCCCAATCCAGGTGAGAGGAACACCACATTCTGTAGCTGTGATAGTGGAAGGAAGGAAGACAGTCAAACGTTAGAGACAGACCTGTTTCCTGTTGCGTATCATCAATCTAAATCATTTGTGACATGAACCACTGATGCAGCTCTCTCCCTCTAAGTACACAGAGGGTACACAATGTAAAATGCAGTGTAGAGACTGCAATTGCAGATATGTACCAGTACCTACGTACACTCAATTGCCATTTATTAGGTACAGTCTAGTGAAAGAGTCCTGCGATAAATCGTCCCGTCATGAAGGttcaaatgttcagtttttgtgttgtttattgcATTTTGCCTACCCTCTTTATATCACTGAGGATAGACAAACTATTAGAGATACCTCTCAGTATGAAAGCCTCACAAAGTACATCCTCCTCGAAAATCCAAATCGGTTGTGCCACTGTAAATACTGTGGTGCTATGGCCTTCTTAAAGCGATATGCCGGGAAAGCTAGTTTGATTTTCCCCATTCATATGTGCACTCTGTGTAACGTGTTAAATATACATCTGGGTTAGTAAAGAGCACATACATATGAGCTCTTGGTGTGTGTGAAATCCATCTCCCTGTGAAAGAGGATGAGGCCACACCTGCGCTCTCAGTATACACAAAAACCCTCCATTTTGCTGTTTACCCTCATTAGCTATTGACATGCTGATGTGATGCATACACATGCAGTTTATCTGGAGAATCTGACCTGCTTCCCAGACTTTGTATTGCATTGATAAAGATCTTGTGAAAACTGGCTTACGTTTAGCATAATACAGTGCCCTACCCCAACCCTTAAAGAGTAACTGCACACACTCGAATAATCTGGCCTTCTTGTAGCATGATACTCAGgggcagggacactcaactttcTTTGAGTCTTTGAGTACTCCTGGATCAGACCATTTCTATGCACACTGGGTAAAATTAAACCAACAGTTAAACTAACAACAGTCATTTACATCAGTCTTTCTATGAACGGCCTTTAACATCTACAATAACTATACACTCACAATTCAGGTTAGAGTTAATTTTACTAAGGCTGATAAGGAAttaaattcaaaaagaaaacccTCTGCTACCTCCTACTTCTTTGAAACAGTGTGAAACAGGCTTTCAGGTATGTTTCTTCCTGTTTGATGGTGTGTCAGAGGTTCACCCATTCAGCAGTGACGTGTATATAAACAAGAGTTCAGTAGAACTTTACTTACTATactcacgttttttttttacatttcaaactcGTGGGTTCATGAGAGCAGCATCCTTCACCAGGAATTAGACctcaacaaagaaaacaatgatcagaaacaacagcaaacgagaaacaacaaaacaaatagtagaatgaaaatatactgtatgaagCAAATGTATTAATAAACCAAATTAGATCCTATGTTTAGATGATAAACACACGTTAAATAACCAGAACAAATGATACAGCTGAgctaataaataaagttaaggGACTGATGCAGCCGTCAGGAGCCACAGTGAGCTTTCAGGTGAAGACAGGCTATACAACTCCAACACGTCAGCAGGGGAACAAACTGTGACCCATTTTTGACTTCTTCGttaaaataatgtaactttGTTTGGCTGCAAACAGACTGCCTGTATTGTAGTATTAAACCACACTCGTTGTTACCATATCATAACTACatgttgacaaaacaaacaaaaacaactaaaatattGAGGGTTACAAGTTGAAGTCCTTTAATTATTACAACATAGTTTTTGAAAGTAACATTACAATTTTTGTGCTgatgataaaatatgatgcaaatTCAATTCAGTTGACATTTATCCTCAGCACCAAATAGTTGTGATCACCTTCTCATTTCATACATTGCTGCCTGAGATTAAAAGTCATGCCGTAACCACTGAGCAAAGTGATCTCACATTCTTCTAAACAGCATTGTGTGGTAATAGGATACACCTGGACTGAAAATTATCGAGGCAGACACTCCCACAGATGAGTCAACAGAGGAGTCTGGATGAAAAGGAGCTGAAAGGAAATACTACAGCCACCACTTCCTTATTCCACATATTCATCTCTGTTTGATATTAACACAAGAACTCTGTTATGTCTCACGTAAATTGTAACAAAAGAAGTGCTGTGTTCATCAGAAATCCCTTAAAGTATTCCAGGTGCCGactcaaaaattacaaaagtaaaaagaagtCGTCAGCAGTCACCGATAATCACCACTTCTTTTTACTCACCTAAATTGTATTAATTGTGTAATGTAAATTACATCTGACATTGGTCAGACAGCAACAGAGAGTAATTCCCAAAATGCTGTGCTCTGTTTAAATGTCATAATTGATTTATTGAGTGAGATCCACCTCTGACTGAAAGTACAAATATGAAGGCAGATGCACTCCAACTCTACAGCACTGCTGCTAAAAGCAAGATCACTAAGtcatcttaaaatctgaaacaTCCTCTAATCTGGATCAGTGACGAGTACAAAATAAGACTTTGGAATATGCTTTTCCTACAACAGACATTTTGGCTTGTCATGGTTGGAAAAGCAGAGGTTTTGCTAAAAACAGTGATGATGGCTTTGCTCTGAAGTCTAGGCTGTGCGATTTGTGACGTAGTGCCTGCACGGGTTATTGCAACTTCCAGGTTCATCGTGTCACACAAACTAGGCCTTTTGTTTTAGTGTCTACAGTGTTTGTATGCCTGTAGGCTGGCTACAGCTGAGTCAGCGGTATTTTGTCAGtccgtctgtcccattctcgtgaatgtgatatcCCAGGaggaaatttcctaaaattccTATTTCTGAAACTTTCTtctcagcaatgaactgattcgattttgacggtcaaaggtcaccatgacctcacaaaaagtgtttttgtccataactcacaaatttctttgctaattatgacaacatttttgcacaaatgtctaataggataaaatgatgaagtgatgacattttatattcaaaagatCAActtaactgtgacatcataatgttctgcaaaaatgcTTTTCTGATCATCATTTAATGCCAGTTCTCAGGAACAAatggggagacatttggtcagacacttttttttaaagcagaacaAACAGACTTAGAAACAGTTTATTTCCCTGTGCCCATAGCATGAGTTTTGAGCCATAATTCAGCAGTATATAAGCAGCAGTTAATTAATAATAAGCTGACACTGCTGGCAGTGTTTGGAGCTGAATTAAAGACCTTTGCACTTTGGATGGGAGCCTCTCGTAAAAGGACGTTTTTGGCAACAATACAAGATGATGTAAAATTTGGCAGCATGTTTGCTCCAtttaaatttgcacaatttaCTTAAAACGGATGAGTTTAGAAAAACAATTTCATGAttcctcaaaaacaaaaatgagcgctttaaaaagtacttgaaagtaCATGAATTTGACTCGCCCCTGTATGTACGAACCTGATTATACGAGTTTGGACAGACACgcatgtaaactgcaacttgaagAACtgcaaggtggtaattctaTTTGAATTTGGAAAGcatttttctaaacatttgtgcattttctttactttctctaATTGTTCTTTCCTGAGGAATCACAGTGGGTTTTAACATAGaagacagattttaaaattatgtttatcgGCAAAAATAACCACTATAGAAGGCGTGCAAACCTATACAGGAGATGTAAATATAATCGATGCTGCTTGTCTGTTTGTGATCTAATAAGCGTCTGGTTTTTGCTGTGTTGCAGTCTGACTATGGGCCAGCTGTACGACAAGGAGAAGGACGAGGACGGCTTTCTGTATGTGGCCTACAGCGGAGAAAACACCTTTGGTTACAAGGCCTTTTATACAACACGGGGTTAACACTTAATAACCggtctctctctcgctctctcacacacacacacacacacacacaatacactgacacactgacacaataGAGCCTAACATATACtggtgaaaaatgtttcaaacatttGCCTTTTCTTGAGTTAATGCAcctacacacttggcacagTTATTTACGGTCAATTTTTGATACTAGAAAATACACGTTTATGGTGAAAACTAACTACACTAAAATGCTATGATAAACAAACTCATTAGTGTCAAGAAACACTTGACTTTAATGGTCCTTTGTCATGGTTGCTGTTTAAAGGTCAGTCGTGgagaaaaatatctttaacaCTGCcgtaaaacaacaataacaacgcACATTGTAGGCACGTCAGATATTAATTTTCCGACACcagtattaaataaaaaatgataataatttaggctctaacatacacacacacgcaaacacataTATCAGTAATCACTCATTATCCAATCATGCTACattgtctttctttgttgtcACAGATATTTGTGTTCGGCTGAACTGAGAAAGGAACCTTATAATCATTCGACTAAAATCATTAATCATGTTATGGATGTATTTGTTTGGCTCATCTAATCGTGTATAAAACTTCAGTATTTAATGCCACAGGTTCACTCAGCACTACGACAGGCTACGAGAACAACTGTAGGTGTGAAAGAAGGCGGCTCATGCTGTCGAGATGGTGAATGATGGTGGACGGTGGTGTGAAGAGTGTGTCCAGCTCAGGGACAGGGACCAGCACCAGTCCCGAGGATGTAACTGAGTGCTTCCCAGTCTGGCTGTTATGTATTTGCACATTATGTTGGCTGGATAGACATCAGCACCAACCAGGATTCAGACTCATGATGCAAACAGCAAGTCATGAACCTCAGTGACCTGCTACAGAAATCCAACACTTTACTTGAAgtttactgtgatatttttacGTTTTCATCACAGGTCAACTATCTGAAATTATAAACACTTAACAGGAAAACTCACTCAGTTCCTCCCGCCACACTGCATGCACGAGCAGCGCGCGACAGCAACCTCGCTGAACTGCTGTGGCCTGCGAGCTTGTGATGTTCACAATGACAGCggcactgctgcagagctgcccaCTGTGATAACTACTATATTTCCACTATTAAAAGCACGAACCCCACTCATTTATAAAGccgtgcaagctcctgcattgtcagcaacacagtcctgcaaatgtttcacaataaaaagcctcGTGTCAACAACAGAAgggattctgttgacagaaacatAGTTGGAGGGTTTTAACAGGAATGGTTGAGTAAatcagatttcttttctttttttaaggtctttgacagataaagacattggAATTGTGGTAAGACAGTGTAATGGCAATATAAGTCTTATAAGtccatttttgctgaaaaaaatcggCAAGACTCTGTTTCTCTAAATAGGCAGAGCACATCTAGGCAGCGCTGCTCACACTGGCAGTGTGGCTGTTCTAACCGGTCAAGACAGGCGCCCAAATTAAATACAACAGGTTCCGCTCTACACATGCACTGCTCACGCATGCACTGTGGCCTGGGCGTTGGATGTGGAGCCTCCAAAATACACTGCAGGCCCTGCCTCTCCAGCCTTTGGAAAGCTTCaatatttttgcaaacaaaacatacagACGACTTTATATAATACGATGTTTCGTCATAAATCGAACTACTCGCGATGACAGCAGAAAAaagctttgtgtctgtggtcaATATCAACACTCTTGCATTGCCTTGCACGATCATATAACCAATCAAAGCAGTGTTCCTCCCCCCAAAACCATCCATTCTAGCACCAACCATGCTAATGTTACCCCACGCCtactggatgtgtaaataaactaTTTATAGCTAACGTGTCACTTACAATCACTTCAAAAGTTGTCAGTGTTCTGGTTTTGAGCCATGCTGTGTCTTGTGTAAAAAGCTTGGGCCACACCCTCCAATTCCACAACTGAATTGGGAATACAATTTTACAATACAATTACACACATGAATTGGGTGGCTTGCAAGCTACAaattagatgtttttctttccttggagtttttt
Protein-coding regions in this window:
- the gabarapl2 gene encoding gamma-aminobutyric acid receptor-associated protein-like 2; its protein translation is MKWMFKEDHSLEHRCVESAKIRNKYPDRVPVIVEKVSGSQIVDIDKRKYLVPSDITVAQFMWIIRKRIQLPSEKAIFLFVDKTVPQSSLTMGQLYDKEKDEDGFLYVAYSGENTFGYKAFYTTRG